One segment of Strix aluco isolate bStrAlu1 chromosome 4, bStrAlu1.hap1, whole genome shotgun sequence DNA contains the following:
- the FKBP3 gene encoding peptidyl-prolyl cis-trans isomerase FKBP3, with protein MAATAGPAQPWSAEELRSEALPKKDIIKFLQEHAAQAFLAEHKLLGQVKNVAKTANKEQLIAAYTQLFHTQRFKGTDGEEKAAEKAKPAKAEEAKGKAAKPEEAVEEGPPKYTKSILKKGDKTNFPKKGDTVHCWYTGKLQDGTVFDTNIQTSSKKKKAAKPLSFKVGVGKVIRGWDEALLTMSKGEKAQLEIEPEWAYGKKGQPEGKIPPNAKLFFEVELVDIE; from the exons ATGGCGGCGACGGCGGGTCCGGCGCAGCCCTGGAGCGCTGAGGAGCTGCGGAGCGAGGCGCTGCCCAAGAAAGATATCATCAAGTTCCTGCAGGAGCACGCAGCCCAGGCG TTCCTGGCGGAGCACAAGCTGCTGGGGCAGGTGAAGAACGTGGCGAAGACGGCGAATAAGGAGCAGCTCATCGCGGCCTACACGCAGCTTTTCCACACGCag cGGTTCAAGGGCACGGACGGCGAGGAGAAGGCGGCGGAGAAGGCAAAGCCCGCGAAGGCGGAGGAGGCCAAGGGGAAAGCGGCAAAGCCTGAGGAGGCCGTGGAGGAG GGGCCGCCGAAGTATACAAAATCAATTTTAAAGAAAGGTGATAAAACCAACTTTCCAAAGAAAGGAGACACTGTTCATTGCTGGTATACAGGAAAACTGCAGGATGGAACTGTCTTCGATACCAATATTCAAACAA gttcaaagaagaaaaaagcagccaaaCCTTTAAGTTTCAAAGTTGGCGTAGGAAAAGTAATCAGAGGT tgggatGAAGCGCTCCTAACAATGAGCAAAGGAGAGAAGGCTCAGCTGGAAATTGAACCCGAGTGGGCCTATGGCAAGAAAGGGCAGCCCGAGGGGAA GATCCCACCCAACGCTAAACTCTTCTTTGAAGTGGAATTGGTGGATATCGAATGA
- the LOC141922107 gene encoding heme-binding protein 2-like produces the protein METGGCRMSGAEPSAPAMITLEDLDGLAEESPDSAYHSQGSSLEEEAERMEDEEQERLLSYWQSVGRGHQVDVPRDMAEPIQQLTRNNNPQERQTIPFTLIQRKEKLGDLLYEKRQYGKAKWACIKMKEKQYEQSICLGFMKLMRYICEQNSSGLYLGITIPIVTIVHTNESQSEMTPSVTVAYYLPEVLQDEPPHPFDSDIIIEEWPSTIVYSRSFRGITNEDSIMREINLLAEILESPELCLQDTFIIAGYTNPAAANRHNEIWFLQRP, from the exons ATGGAGACGGGCGGGTGCCGGATGAGCGGCGCGGAGCCGAGCGCGCCGGCCATGATCACGCTGGAGGACCTGGACGGGCTGGCGGAGGAGAGCCCCGACTCGGCGTAccacagccagggcagcagcctggaggaggaggccGAGCGCATGGAGGACGAGGAGCAGGAGCGGCTGCTGAGCTACTGGCAGAGCGTGGGCAGGGGCCACCAGGTGGACGTGCCCCGGG ACATGGCAGAGCCAATTCAGCAGCTGACCAGAAACAACAATCCCCAGGAGAGACAGACCATCCCATTTACTCTGATCCAGCGCAAAGAAAAG CTTGGAGATCTGCTTTACGAAAAACGTCAGTATGGAAAAGCCAAGTGGGCttgtataaaaatgaaagaaaaacagtatgaaCAGAGCATATGCCTTGGATTCATGAAGCTTATGAGGTACATTTGTGAGCAGAATTCCTCAG GACTGTACTTGGGGATAACAATCCCCATCGTGACCATAGTCCATACAAACGAGTCTCAGTCGGAGATGACGCCGTCAGTGACAGTAGCGTACTACCTGCCCGAAGTGCTGCAGGACGAGCCGCCCCATCCTTTTGACTCCGACATAATCATTGAAGAGTGGCCTTCTACTATTGTTTATAGCAG GAGCTTCAGAGGAATCACCAATGAAGACTCTATAATGAGAGAAATAAACCTGTTGGCGGAAATCCTGGAGAGTCCCGAGTTGTGTTTGCAGGATACGTTCATCATCGCGGGATATACGAATCCAGCTGCTGCCAACCGACACAACGAGATATGGTTCCTTCAGAGGCCATAG